In Corynebacterium ulcerans, one genomic interval encodes:
- a CDS encoding ABC transporter permease, whose amino-acid sequence MNIRFGLIDVKRIVRNPANLVFAILLPAGMYLLFGAIQGYGDANLGHGNVRAAIMASMASYGSVTVATTLAATSALEQEKGWGRQLAMTPLVGGKYLATKVLTVLIVSFVPVLVVYVIGALTSAQIEGDIRWGWAFLASWLTAVPFAFFGLGVALLIRGEAALSLASFGVLICAFLSNMFIPLSGVLLSISRFMPLYGVNKLARFPISGSEEAIANGAALSAPLWWAVANIAAWTVVFALFAFVASKRQQRR is encoded by the coding sequence ATGAATATTCGTTTTGGTCTCATAGACGTCAAGCGCATCGTGCGTAACCCGGCAAATTTAGTGTTTGCCATCTTGTTACCGGCTGGAATGTATCTTCTTTTTGGTGCTATTCAAGGTTATGGAGATGCAAACTTAGGTCATGGCAACGTCAGGGCGGCGATCATGGCATCAATGGCTTCCTACGGTTCTGTTACCGTGGCCACGACTCTAGCGGCAACGTCGGCGCTGGAGCAGGAAAAAGGCTGGGGACGTCAGCTTGCGATGACGCCTCTTGTTGGTGGGAAATACCTTGCTACCAAAGTATTGACGGTGTTGATCGTTTCTTTCGTCCCTGTCCTTGTCGTGTATGTTATTGGTGCTTTGACATCGGCCCAGATAGAAGGTGATATTCGATGGGGCTGGGCGTTCTTAGCATCATGGCTTACGGCAGTGCCGTTTGCATTTTTTGGACTTGGAGTGGCACTGCTTATACGCGGTGAAGCTGCCCTTTCTCTTGCTTCCTTTGGCGTATTAATCTGTGCATTTTTGTCCAATATGTTTATCCCGCTTAGTGGGGTTTTGCTGTCCATATCGCGTTTTATGCCACTGTATGGAGTTAATAAGCTAGCGCGTTTTCCCATATCGGGTTCTGAAGAAGCTATAGCGAATGGGGCTGCACTATCTGCTCCCCTATGGTGGGCGGTAGCTAACATTGCTGCTTGGACTGTTGTGTTTGCGTTGTTTGCTTTTGTTGCCTCGAAGCGGCAGCAAAGAAGATGA
- a CDS encoding ABC transporter ATP-binding protein, which translates to MSTPVIQVSALTKSFHRHGQRRLVAVDRVSFSVPQGQIVAFLGPNGAGKSTTIDMILGLSSPDSGQVNVLGEPPQKATCSGRCQAVLQSGGLLPDFTVRETIQAVAAAHGARGRVKDMIKRWDLSSFARRKVGKCSGGQQQRLRFALAMLSDPQVLILDEPTAGLDVEARRKFWRIMREEADAGRTIIFATHYIEEADDFAERVIFISEGKIVADGPIEKIRASVRGATVSAVIPHASMKELAGLPGVKNVSMNGDRMTLDTTHPDDVARYLLNRTSAYDLLVSTTSLEDAFIELTHSRDGKAKDVA; encoded by the coding sequence ATGAGTACGCCAGTCATTCAAGTCTCCGCACTTACTAAGTCGTTCCACCGGCACGGCCAACGTAGGCTTGTTGCCGTCGATCGGGTGTCGTTTAGCGTCCCACAGGGCCAGATTGTTGCTTTTTTGGGTCCAAACGGTGCTGGAAAATCCACAACGATCGACATGATTTTGGGACTCAGCTCGCCTGATTCTGGTCAGGTGAATGTACTTGGTGAGCCTCCGCAAAAAGCTACCTGCTCTGGCCGGTGCCAAGCAGTGCTTCAGTCTGGTGGGTTGCTTCCCGACTTCACAGTGCGGGAAACTATTCAGGCAGTTGCCGCCGCACATGGAGCGCGCGGACGGGTAAAAGACATGATTAAGCGTTGGGATCTGTCTAGTTTTGCTCGCAGAAAAGTAGGGAAATGCTCTGGGGGCCAGCAACAGCGATTGCGTTTTGCGTTGGCCATGCTCTCAGATCCGCAAGTGCTTATCTTAGATGAGCCCACTGCAGGATTGGACGTTGAAGCACGCCGGAAGTTCTGGCGCATCATGCGTGAGGAAGCGGATGCTGGCCGCACGATTATCTTTGCTACCCATTACATCGAAGAAGCAGACGACTTTGCGGAACGCGTTATTTTTATCAGCGAAGGAAAAATCGTTGCGGACGGTCCCATCGAAAAGATTAGGGCTTCAGTGCGAGGTGCAACCGTCAGTGCCGTCATTCCGCATGCCTCGATGAAAGAACTCGCCGGATTACCGGGGGTTAAGAACGTAAGCATGAACGGTGATCGAATGACGCTGGACACTACGCATCCAGACGATGTTGCGCGGTACCTGCTTAACCGCACCTCTGCTTATGACTTGTTGGTTTCAACGACATCGCTTGAAGACGCATTTATTGAGTTGACTCATTCACGCGATGGTAAAGCAAAGGACGTAGCATGA
- a CDS encoding cytochrome c oxidase assembly protein, with protein MSNASSPVVRVTWPLYLAFLVVAGLVGALISWGFLSESLAALGIPDPGPVTTAGLPFFRAAGWMLAALGVGSFMFSAFFVSPRANASLDRAELSVDGHIAARTGSVAVLCFGAIAVLMIPLVLSDVSGQPFSQAVQLHNWPIAITKVPAALAWLWTAIISGIVGGLSLLSKRWKSQPVWFVGAIATIIPLGLEGHSAAGGDHDYGTNSLLWHLLFMLLWVGGLMALIAHGRRLGPDLGLAVSRYSQVALWSLVAMSISGVINAAIRVRVEDLFTSGYGRLIVAKAIITIILAVFGFVHRAITVPQLQKSEDTRGLFARVAIVEVLVMAAIMGVAISLGRTPPPPPRVTDLSQMSIIMGYDLTKAPTFWNVWTVWRFDIMFTTLGIVLTVAYVVGLLRLRAQGKQWKWQRTFWFLLGSISLSLCMSSGVGLYMPAMFSMHMVTHMVLSMVIPVFLVLGNPLQLALATLRPGAEAQPGPKEWLEQFIDSKTLRVVMHPAFNTIQFVTIFYLLYVTPWYEVMVSEHAGHLSMNWVFLLSGTLYYWEMIGGDPKPVNNSVLSRLGWLVFSMPFHLYFGVYLMQLSKILAEGFYSQLGLPWAVDLMHDQNVGGGIAWASGAFPLVIVFGALFMEWLKEDRRTEREIEKRIESDDDEDFAAYNQMLARMNSGEQGAAADYHSREFDK; from the coding sequence ATGTCGAATGCTTCCTCCCCCGTGGTTCGAGTCACATGGCCGTTGTATCTTGCTTTTTTGGTGGTTGCGGGCCTTGTGGGGGCGTTAATTTCATGGGGTTTTCTTAGTGAATCCCTGGCCGCATTGGGAATTCCAGACCCCGGGCCGGTGACCACTGCAGGGTTGCCGTTTTTTCGTGCTGCAGGTTGGATGCTTGCAGCTCTTGGTGTGGGTTCGTTTATGTTTTCGGCCTTTTTTGTTTCCCCTCGCGCAAACGCCTCGTTGGATCGTGCGGAGTTGAGCGTCGATGGGCATATCGCGGCACGAACCGGTTCTGTTGCCGTGCTTTGTTTCGGCGCTATTGCGGTCCTCATGATTCCACTTGTGCTTTCCGACGTCTCCGGCCAGCCGTTTTCTCAAGCCGTACAGTTACATAACTGGCCAATCGCTATTACCAAAGTTCCGGCAGCGTTGGCGTGGCTATGGACGGCGATTATCTCTGGCATTGTCGGTGGTTTGTCATTATTGAGTAAGCGTTGGAAGTCCCAACCTGTGTGGTTTGTTGGGGCAATCGCCACGATCATCCCATTGGGGTTGGAAGGGCACTCGGCCGCCGGCGGCGATCACGATTATGGGACGAACTCTCTTTTATGGCATTTGCTTTTTATGCTGCTGTGGGTTGGCGGCCTTATGGCTTTGATTGCGCACGGTAGGCGCTTGGGGCCGGATCTGGGGCTTGCGGTGTCGCGCTATTCGCAGGTGGCTTTATGGTCGCTTGTTGCTATGTCGATCTCTGGTGTGATCAACGCAGCTATCCGAGTGCGTGTGGAGGATTTGTTTACTAGTGGATATGGCAGGTTGATCGTCGCTAAGGCCATCATCACGATTATTTTGGCGGTGTTTGGTTTTGTCCATCGCGCAATTACCGTCCCCCAGCTTCAAAAAAGCGAGGACACTCGGGGGCTTTTTGCTCGCGTCGCGATAGTCGAAGTGCTTGTCATGGCTGCGATCATGGGAGTTGCTATCTCATTGGGGAGAACACCGCCGCCTCCGCCTCGGGTGACTGATCTTTCCCAGATGTCGATCATCATGGGTTATGACCTCACCAAGGCGCCTACATTCTGGAATGTATGGACGGTCTGGCGTTTTGACATTATGTTTACCACCTTGGGAATTGTGCTTACCGTGGCGTATGTTGTGGGACTCCTGCGGCTTCGGGCACAAGGGAAACAATGGAAGTGGCAACGCACATTTTGGTTCTTGTTGGGGAGTATAAGCCTTAGCCTTTGTATGAGTTCGGGCGTGGGGCTCTATATGCCGGCTATGTTCTCCATGCACATGGTGACGCATATGGTCCTATCGATGGTTATCCCAGTCTTTTTAGTGCTGGGAAATCCGCTTCAGCTTGCTCTTGCGACGCTGCGACCGGGGGCGGAAGCTCAGCCAGGGCCTAAGGAATGGCTGGAACAATTTATTGATTCAAAAACGCTGCGTGTGGTCATGCACCCAGCATTTAACACAATTCAGTTTGTTACCATTTTCTATCTCTTATACGTCACCCCTTGGTATGAGGTGATGGTTTCCGAGCATGCGGGTCATCTCTCTATGAACTGGGTCTTCTTGCTGTCCGGGACGCTTTATTATTGGGAAATGATCGGCGGAGACCCTAAGCCGGTGAATAATTCGGTACTATCCCGTCTTGGATGGTTGGTTTTCTCGATGCCTTTCCACCTGTACTTCGGCGTGTACCTTATGCAGCTTTCTAAAATCTTGGCAGAAGGCTTTTACTCTCAGCTCGGTTTGCCGTGGGCAGTTGATCTGATGCATGACCAAAACGTTGGCGGCGGCATTGCATGGGCCTCTGGAGCCTTCCCGTTGGTCATCGTTTTCGGTGCGTTGTTTATGGAATGGCTGAAGGAAGACCGTCGAACGGAGCGTGAGATTGAGAAGCGGATTGAGTCGGATGACGATGAGGATTTCGCTGCCTATAACCAGATGCTGGCAAGAATGAACTCGGGCGAACAGGGTGCGGCGGCGGATTACCATAGCCGGGAGTTTGATAAGTAA
- a CDS encoding carbon starvation CstA family protein, whose product MSNPVPTIEAPPKGVEYIHGDTAPLPVGVKDSRPLSLKSRIILIVIALIAAAGWGVIAFARGETINAVWLVFAAVGSYFIAYAFWARLIEYKVVRPRDDRATPAEYINDGKDFVPTDRRVLFGHHFAAIAGAGPLVGPVMAAQMGYLPGTLWIVLGVIFAGAVQDYLVLWISTRRRGRSLGQMIRDEMGTVGGAAGILAVITIMVIIIAVLALVVVNALADSPWGVFSISMTVPIAIFMGIYMRYIRPGRVTEVSVIGVVLLLLAIISGGWVASTEWGTDWFTWSKVTLAWVLIGYGIVAAILPVWLLLAPRDYLSTFMKVGVIALLAIAIVINRPEVHMPAITDFARNGNGPVFAGNLFPFLFITIACGALSGFHSLISAGTTPKLIEKESQMRMIGYGSMLMESFVAIMALITAVVIDRHLYFVMNSPATLTGLDPAQAAAFVNGLGLPGAGITADALTQAADAVGESTIISRTGGAPTLAFGMSQILTDITGNAGMQSFWYHFAIMFEALFILTTVDAGTRVARFMMTDTLANIPGLKKFADPNWTVGHWLSTVIVCALWGSILLMGVTDPLGGINVLFPLFGIANQLLAAVALSLVVVVTVKKGLLKWVWIPGLPLLWDVAVTMTASYQKIFSDNPAIGYWAQHTRYKNALAEGKTSFGTAKSVEAMEAVVRNTAVQGFLSVLFAVLVIIVLIAAAVVCIRALGQLKRGEEVQTSEEPFHQSNFFAPSSLGTSDVEKVLVDAWNEYDPPKAHAHSHH is encoded by the coding sequence ATGAGCAATCCAGTTCCCACAATCGAAGCACCCCCAAAGGGCGTGGAGTACATTCACGGAGATACAGCGCCGCTGCCCGTGGGTGTTAAAGACTCGCGCCCACTGTCCCTCAAATCGCGCATCATACTTATTGTCATCGCCCTCATCGCCGCTGCAGGCTGGGGCGTCATTGCCTTCGCCCGAGGTGAAACGATCAACGCTGTGTGGCTCGTCTTCGCAGCAGTTGGCTCGTACTTCATCGCCTACGCATTCTGGGCACGACTTATTGAATACAAGGTAGTCCGGCCACGCGATGATCGTGCTACCCCAGCCGAATACATCAACGACGGAAAGGACTTTGTTCCTACAGACCGTCGCGTGCTCTTTGGTCACCACTTTGCTGCTATTGCCGGCGCTGGTCCACTGGTGGGCCCGGTTATGGCTGCGCAGATGGGCTATCTGCCAGGCACACTCTGGATCGTTCTCGGTGTTATCTTCGCCGGTGCTGTACAGGACTACCTCGTCCTTTGGATTTCCACACGTCGCCGCGGCCGCTCACTCGGCCAGATGATCCGCGATGAAATGGGAACCGTAGGCGGCGCCGCCGGAATCTTGGCCGTTATTACCATCATGGTCATCATCATTGCGGTTCTTGCCCTTGTTGTTGTTAACGCGCTTGCCGACTCCCCATGGGGCGTGTTCTCCATTTCCATGACGGTTCCGATCGCAATCTTCATGGGCATTTACATGCGCTACATCCGCCCCGGACGAGTCACCGAGGTTTCGGTTATCGGTGTGGTTCTGCTTCTTCTCGCCATCATCTCCGGCGGTTGGGTAGCCTCCACCGAGTGGGGAACCGACTGGTTCACCTGGTCCAAGGTCACACTGGCATGGGTCCTCATCGGCTACGGCATCGTGGCCGCCATCCTGCCCGTGTGGTTGCTCCTTGCCCCACGCGACTACTTGTCCACCTTTATGAAGGTCGGCGTGATCGCCCTTTTGGCAATCGCCATCGTGATCAATCGACCCGAGGTTCATATGCCCGCGATCACCGATTTCGCGCGCAACGGAAACGGCCCAGTCTTTGCAGGTAATCTCTTCCCATTCCTCTTTATCACCATCGCTTGTGGCGCCCTATCGGGCTTCCACTCGCTCATTTCTGCGGGAACAACGCCGAAACTGATTGAAAAGGAATCCCAGATGCGCATGATTGGCTACGGCTCCATGCTCATGGAATCCTTCGTTGCCATCATGGCTCTCATCACCGCTGTGGTCATCGACCGTCACCTTTACTTTGTGATGAACTCCCCTGCGACCCTCACCGGACTCGATCCGGCACAGGCAGCCGCATTTGTCAACGGCCTCGGTCTTCCAGGCGCCGGTATCACCGCTGATGCGCTTACGCAGGCTGCCGACGCCGTGGGTGAAAGCACCATCATTTCACGTACCGGTGGCGCACCGACCTTGGCTTTCGGTATGTCACAAATTCTCACGGATATCACCGGCAACGCTGGAATGCAGTCCTTCTGGTACCACTTTGCCATCATGTTCGAGGCGCTCTTCATCCTCACCACCGTGGACGCTGGTACCCGTGTGGCTCGCTTTATGATGACAGACACCTTGGCCAACATCCCTGGCCTGAAGAAATTCGCCGATCCTAACTGGACCGTAGGCCACTGGCTCTCCACTGTCATTGTGTGCGCTCTCTGGGGCTCCATCCTCCTGATGGGAGTTACAGATCCACTAGGCGGCATCAACGTTCTCTTCCCACTCTTTGGTATTGCAAACCAGCTGCTTGCAGCTGTCGCGCTCTCACTTGTTGTGGTAGTAACCGTTAAGAAGGGCCTTCTCAAGTGGGTGTGGATCCCAGGACTACCTCTACTCTGGGATGTTGCAGTCACCATGACAGCTTCCTACCAGAAGATCTTCTCCGACAATCCCGCCATCGGATACTGGGCTCAGCACACACGCTACAAGAATGCACTCGCAGAAGGAAAGACTTCCTTTGGCACTGCAAAGTCGGTCGAGGCCATGGAGGCCGTCGTCAGGAACACCGCAGTCCAGGGCTTCTTGTCCGTGCTGTTCGCGGTGCTCGTGATCATCGTCCTCATTGCAGCTGCGGTAGTCTGTATTCGTGCATTGGGTCAGCTCAAGCGTGGCGAGGAAGTTCAGACTTCTGAAGAGCCATTCCACCAGTCCAATTTCTTCGCGCCATCGTCGCTTGGCACATCTGACGTAGAAAAAGTTCTGGTTGATGCGTGGAACGAATATGATCCACCTAAAGCACACGCCCACAGCCACCACTAG
- a CDS encoding YbdD/YjiX family protein — translation METLSTALRWATAPLRYWGEVLGEKDYEKFVAHQRAHHPHESIPSEREYWRQRWADQDSNPGSRCC, via the coding sequence ATGGAGACTCTTTCAACAGCGCTGCGATGGGCAACTGCCCCGCTACGTTACTGGGGCGAGGTACTCGGAGAAAAAGACTACGAAAAATTCGTAGCCCACCAACGCGCCCACCATCCCCACGAATCGATTCCCAGCGAACGCGAATATTGGCGCCAGCGTTGGGCTGATCAAGATTCCAATCCGGGTTCCCGCTGCTGTTAG